The sequence below is a genomic window from Papio anubis isolate 15944 chromosome X, Panubis1.0, whole genome shotgun sequence.
AAGAGCTTGCTGTTGAGCAGGTTGGAGAGCTGCGTGAGGCCCTGGTGCACAGTGGTGCAGCGGCCGTCCTCCCCTGGCCCCTCGGGCTTAGGCTGCAGTGGGCAACCGCCATGGCCAGGGAAGAAGGCGCGCTCGGCGTAGGTGCGGTAGTCCAGGAAGGGGATCCCGCTGGCCTCCAGGTCGCTGCTGAGGTCGGTCATCTCCGTCATGAGGTCTGCAGGCGAGGAGCAGCTGAGGTGTGAGTTCAGGCCCTGTGGGCACCCTGTCCCCCCTGCCTCCGCACCCACCTGTGAACTCCTTGCGGCACTGGTCCCCCACGCCGGTCTCCAGGCTCTCCAGCTGCAGTAGCACCTTCTGGTAGTCCCGCAGGGCCTGCTTGCTCTTGTGCCTGCAGCCCAGGGCCAGCAtcagccagggccagggccagcctGGCCGCCTGCTGGGGTACCCTTGCCAATGGCGAGGAGGGAAGTGTGCTGGCGGTGGGCGGGTCTCACCTGTACATGAGGGTGAGGAGGAGCACGGCGGCGATCAGCACGGCAGCACCCATGCCCaggcctgcctgggcctccacaGGAAAGGCAGACAGCGGGGGCTCAGCCTCGTACTGCACAGGGCCTAGGGCCAGCCGCACATTGCCCATCTGCACCTGGGTGGGCAAGACTCCTGAGTGCATGCCGGCGGCACCTGGCCCACCTGCCCACCCAGGGTGCGGACTCACCACGAACTGTGGCAGGCCAGAGCCATCGGCAGGCTGCGGGGCGTGCGCAGGCGGCTCGCAGTACAGGTGGGTGCGCGTGAGCGTCTTCACCAGGCACTCGCTGCGGCCGATGTGCACGCGCACCTCTTCCTTGCTGATGCCCAGGTTGAGGCCCTCACCCTGGGACACACATGGGAGCCTAAGCCACTGGCCCCCACAGAGGCGGCCTGAGCAGCCTGGCGGGCAGGGTTGGAGATGGCCCTCACCTCCACATCCAGGATGTGGCCTGGCTTGAGGCGGTAGGGGCGGGCAGGCCCCTCGTGGCTGAGGGGTGCCAGGCGGGGGTTGGGCTGGTACAGGAAGTCCTGGCCCCCACTGGCGCTGGCAAAGTCCACTTGCACGTTGTCTAGGGTGAAGAAGACCCGCTGCAGGCGGGCCCTGTCTGGCACGGCAGGGCTCCAGCACAGGAGGAGGCTGGACGAGTTGACAGAGCAGACGGTGGAGCACTGTGGGGCCGGCCGCAGGTGGAGTGAGCTGGGCTCCGCTATGCACTGCCAGGGGCATGGCAGCttgccctccccctccccaccggGCATGGGCATGGTCAGGGACAGCCCTGTTGCCTGCTGGTGAGGGGCTCACCTGCAGCAGTCCCCCACCAAGCTGGACACAAGCCTGGGGATCCGCAGCAGGGGCTCCACAGCTCCTCCTTGGCTCTGGGTCCTGGGGCTGGGCCCTGGAAGCCTGTGCCTCTGTGTCAGCCTCCAGCCACACAGACAGTAGGGGCCGCTGCACCACATCCAGGCCGGTGCCCCTGACACGGATCAGCCGCCCACCCCTGTGCCAGGATGGCAGTCGGGTGTGGGCGGGTGGTGGGCAGCACAGCCCAGCCCCCATCCCACCTTCCCTCCTGCCTGGTGCACAGGCTGGCCTGTGGGCTGACCCTCACCCCCGGAAGCTGGCACTGGGTTCCGCTGCTACAAGCCGGGGGTTGGCGGTGTAGCGGAAGGGGCTGGCGAGCAGTGTGCGCTGGGCATAGCCAAAGACCACAAGGACCGCTGCTTCTCCTGGGACAGCCTGGGGCCTGGTGCGGCACACAATGGCCTCCGGACACACTGGCTCCAGGCTGCAGGACGGGTAGCGGGATATCTCATCTTGGCTCTAACTACCGCCCCTCTACCCTAGCCCTGGCCCAGCCCCCATAGGAGAAGCCCTACTTAGCCTGTCTTGACAAGGGCAGAGACCACTGGGGGTGGCCACAGCAAGCACTTCTCTGAATgaaccaccccccacccccaccatgtAGAAAGGACACTGAGGCCTATGGGAGTGCCCACCACTCGACGGCAGGCAGCAGGCTGGGACTCACATGGGACAGGGTTGGCCACCCACGAAGGCACTGGTGTTGCCACCTGTCTGGAGGTGCTGACCTCGGATGGTGAGCTGGGTGCCCCCTGCCTGGGGACCCCAGCGAGGACTCAGGCTCAGCAGGACAGGGTCCTGGGGAACAGCGTGGGCTGGGTAGGCAAGGCAGCCCAGCTTGGCCCTTTCACCCCCTTGGGCCATGCCCAAGGTCCTCCGGTTCTGAAGCGCAGGTCATCTCTGGGCTTCACCTCCTGGGGCCAAAGTGGACCACACCCTCCTTCCAGAGGCCACTGCACGCTGGGCAgcttcctcccacccacccctgccacaTGGGGAGTAGGAGTGGGGCTCCTTTATCCTCACTGCCAGTCTCTCCCCCTTGGGACAGCCTCCTCCACACCACAGCTTGCAGCCCCAGACCTGGAGCTCTGAACTCTGAAATCCAGTTGCCTCCTTGGGGCACTGCATGGGTCAAGCAgaacctgcccctgcccccactgcTCCTGTCCCAGCCTTCCCGCCTGGGAAATGGTGCCACCAAATGCCCAGGGCAACACTTCCCGAGAGCTTCGTGCCCCAGACTGGCCTGGTTGCCCGCCTCCACTCACATGCTGTGGCTTCCCTCCTAGACATGCAGCGGCGCTTCCTGCTCCCCGCAGACCCAGCTTGACATCCTCATTAGGCGCCTGCCTTTCCTggccctccctcccaccctcccctgcACACCTGGGAGGCCACTGACCTGGTAGGTGAAGTGCTGGCTTGAGATGCCTGGTGGCTGGCTCTTAATGGCCACCTGGACGGGTCCAGTGGTGCCATTGGGGGCAGGAGATGTCACACACACAATCCTGGAAAGCCGAGGCCTGGGAGCTGCTCAGGGCCCAGGGACGCAGGGGACAGCCCACCAGCTGCTACCGAGCACACCTTCTCCACCCCTCCCGTGACCCAGTGCCCCAGGTTTCTTGGCCACAGGCCTGCCTTATCTCTGGGTGGCCATCTCTGAGGGCCTCCCCCCCATCCTCACCCTCCAAGTGCCTCACCGGGCTGAGGTGCGGTAGAGAGCGGGCTCAGGGCTGCAGGGCCGGCTGGCCACGCTCACGGCGTATTGCACATCAGCGAAGGCCCGGCCCAGGTTGGAGCCCAGGATGGTGAGGGCCAAACCTCCCTCAGGGGGACCAGTCAGGGGCTCCACCTGCAGCAGGCAAATTATGGCAGATGGGATCCCCCGCACCCACACCCCACTCTACAGTGCCGGGTGCCCAGCCGGCCAACCAACCCAGCCAGACCGAGCTGCTGGGGTTTGGGGGCCTGGGGTAGGGCTGGTCTGACCACGGAGGATAGGACAGTGCAGGGCAGGAGAAGTGGGCCGCTGGGCTGTAGGGGCCCCAGCAGGAGACCCGCACTCAACCCTAGAGGCGGGGGCTCACCGCATCAATGCTGGGTGCAGGACACAGCAGCTCCACAGCCCCCGGCGGGCACAAGGGCCCATAGCGACAGGCAGGCTGGCCATCAGCACACCACAGGCAGCCCAGGCTCCTGTTGGCCGCTTGGCAGTGGCTGCAGTCCGGGTGGCCCATGGCACAGTCGTACAGGATCACTAGGGAAGGTCAGGCAGTGTGCTGAGTGCCTCCTATCTGCCACCCACACTGCCCCGCCTGCCTGGCTGCCCTCAGGCTCACCATAAAGAGCATGGGCGTTGTCCAGCCTCTGGGCCTCGCCCTGGGTGACGTAGATGGGCACTGGGAGCTCCCGCTGGGACATGGAGGGGTAGAACTGTGGGCAGAGTGTGGGGTTAGGCTGGATGCCCACTCAGGGCACCTCTGACTCTTGTCTCCTCTGGGCCACCCCCTAGAATTAATGTGATTGTTCCCTGCctctcccccaacactggggCCCAGGGACAGAGGCAGTGGGCCCCAAGCAGGCTCTCCACAAAGATGGCAGACTCCTGAGGGTCTATGGAAGCTTGGGGACAAGAGGGTTTGGAGGGCAGCCTCTCACCTGGTGGGCCTGGCAGTGGATGAGGCCCGAGTCCCCTGCTGTCTCCTCCAGGGTGGCCGGCAGCCCCCGAAGTTCTCCAGGCAGCTCCAGCCAGCAGTGGAAGGAGGCAGGCAAGCCCTGGGGAAGGATGTTGTCAGGAATGTGGACATGCTGTTGGCAGACCCCACTGCCCTGCCCACTTCCCTCCTGACGGCTCACTCGGAAATGCTGAAGATTCCGCACGCGTAGGGCCAAATGGCTCTCCCAGCCCACAGGCACCAGGTGGGGACCTGCCAGGCCTTCAACCTGCGGGCAAGCCCCTGGGCCACGCACCTGGACGTCCACCTGGGAAAACGAGAGCCTTCAGCCCTTTAGAACTCAAAGGGCCTACTGCCGGGCGGGCCTGGGAAAGGTGGAGAAGGGACAGCCCTGTCTCTGCCCGAAGGTCGGGCCCACCCACCTCCTGGGTGCTGTAGACGGTCCTCTCGCCCTCTGGGCAGTGCTCTCCATATACACAGTGGCTACTCTGGGGGCACCAGTGACACCGCCAGATGCTGCCCACGCAAGCACGACACCTGGAGGGGAAGGGCAGCTGCTCAGCTGAGTGCCCTCTGGGGTCGCCACCTCTACCCCAAGAGGCAGGCCCAGGGACTCACGGGGCAGCTGCCTCCAAGGCCTGGATGGCACTGCAGTCATAAAAGGAGAAGTTGGTGGCAGCCACAGCCACGTCTTCGAACATCAGGGCCAGGGGCACAGTGACATGTTCTGGGAGGGGACAGTGGGGGCAGGACAGGTCAGGTGGTTCATTTCCCCTCCAGCTTCCACCCCAGCCCCCTACCCCATGAGCCACTCACCTGTGCCTGGAGGGTTAAGTGGCACCTGGTCTTGGGGAGGGGTGACACAGGCCACGTAGGGCCCTTCCACATGAGCCAAGCTGTCATAGTCCCCGAACGCACAATGGAAGTATTCATCTGCATCCAGGATGGGCAGCCGGGGGACAGACAAAGTGACCTGGGACGCAGCAGGGAGAAACAGGGAGATGGAGCCAGAGCAGAGGGGGTGGCCACTGCTGGGGGCGGCAGCAGAGGCCATGGGAGAGAGACGAAGGGAGGCAGGTTCATGCTCCAGGCAGTGGTCATGCTGCCCAGAGGGCCCAGTGGTGGTGGGCAGCTTACCTGGCCTTGCTCCTGGCGGGGGTGGTGGCTCGGCAGCAGGCTCTGGATGTGCAGGCAGTGGCTGTCCTCCTCATAGCTCCACAGCCACTGGTTCGGCTGGCCTGCCCGCCTACACTGGCCCTTCCGGGTACACCTGCCAGGCAGGGGCCTATCAGGTCACCGTGGGGGTCCTAGACTCCAAGCATGACCGACAACGGGGCTGGGGAGGCCGgcccagctggagtgcggtggggtGCAATGAGCAGGAGGCGTGAAGGGGATTGTGCCCAGAGAGAAAGGGGCCAAGCAGGCCAGGCCTCATGGCCGAGGCATGGGCTCCAGCCAAAAAGGAGCTGTGACTGGGCTGAGGGATGCAACGTGACTCAGGGCTGCCTTAAAGGATTCCTGGGAATGCCGGGTGCAGCACGGGCTGGAGGGCAGCTATGTGGGGGTCCTGGACCCTGGCTGGGGCTGCTGGGATGAGGAGCCCACAGGCTGGGTGGTGTTGGAAAAGGGGGGTGCCAACCAGATTCACGGCTCAGTGAAATGGGGCAGGATGGGTGACCTCCGTGGTGGTCCCAAGTCTCTCCAACAGGCAGGGTTGGCCTCCCGAAATACCTAGGGCTGCTTCCAGGGGCAGCCTCCTGGCACACACCACCCATTGGCCCAAGCCTAGGCACAGGCCCCGTGCTCACCTGCCCTGGAGGACACACCAGCCACACAGCGGGTCCTGGGCCTGGAGGCAGCTGGCACAGTCAGGGAACTGGGGACAGGCCGCCACAGGTATCCGGTCCACCTGGAGGGGCAGCAGAGCAGAGAGGCAATGGACACAAGACTCGGGCCGCGTGTGCTGGCCCCTTCAGCCCCAGGACGGCCCTCACCTGGTGAGCAGTCAGGACATAGAGGTGACTGTCACTGCTGTCCAGCAGCAGGTCTGGGCTGATGGCTGAGCCTGGAGGCCCCACTTGCTGGGAGTGGTAAACCTGGCCCTGGGAGCCGTGGAGAAAGACCTGAGTGGGGGGACAAGGACAAGGCTGGGCCAGATGGCCAAAGGTTGCCCGTTCAAGGGACACGCCCTCCTCCCAGTGGGGGCTCCTTTTTAGAGccagctccccttcctgctgGGCCATCGAGGGAGGACACATCGCTTCCCCCACTCAGCACCCTCAGGTCTGGGACACTCTCCAGGGAACCATGATACCAGGGCAGCAGCGGCACCCTGGGTGAGGCCCTGCGTACCAGGGACAGTTCTGCCAGGTGGGAGGGCACCTATGGGGAGACAGGAAGGTCACCAGGAGGCACCACACCCTgcccacctcacccagccacccCAGCTACCTTCACCGTGAGCCACCACCAGCCGTCACTGTGTGGCAAAGCCCCCCAACCCAACTGTGGGATGTGGgctaagaggtggaggtttctGGGGGCTTCCCTGAGCCTCTGTGGCCAGGGGCACACCCAGCCAGACAGCAAGGCCAGGCCCTCACCTTGTGCAGCTGGCCCTGGGTGTCCCCTAGGAAGGCTATCATGTGCCCGTCTGCCTGGAGGGCTGCCACGGCGCTGACCGGCTGCCCGAGCTTCAGCAGAGGCTGGGCCTCCAGGGGCTGGCGGCCGGCAATGGGGCTGGGGGTGTGTTCGTCGCCGCAGGGGTACGACTCGGGGGAGTCCTACATGACAGGGAGCAGAGAATCAGCCCCCGGAAGAGGGCAAAGAGGCAGTCAGGGGGCATGCCCAGGGTGCCAGCGGGAGGACAGCCAGGCACCCTGGCCTGGGAGAATCCCAAGGCCCAGCAATCAGGGCTGAAGGGCCAGGGCACCTGGCAAGCTCATAGCATCCAGAGGGAGAAAGGTGGAAAGAAACGGGTGGAGAGCAGGCAGGAGACCTGGAGACTCAGCCGACCCCTGGCTGAGAGGTTGGCTGGCACTTCCCATGGGCAGGCACCCCTGCCCAGTGCTGAAAGATGCTAGCCATCCACAGAGGGAGTGGGGGTGGAAGGGCATGCCACTCACAAGGGGCAGGGTGACACAGCGCGACGTGACGCCGTACTCCACGGTGGCTTCTTCTGCGCCGCTGGGGCCCCGGCCGCCTGCCGTGTAGCAAAGTCTCCGGGCCTGCTCCATGCTGGCCCCCAGCTCCGCCATGGGGAAGGTGCAGAGCGCCGCCTGGGTGCCCCCTGGGCCCGCGGCAAACGCCCCTAGCAAGGTGCCCGGGGCAAGGAAGGCGGCCTGGATGAGGCCCTGGCCCTGGCAGTCGAGGGGGACCTCCACATAGGAGTACAGGTTGGTGTCCCCCAGGCAGACGCGGGCCACGTAGGAGCGGTACTCAGCCTGGGCCCGGGCCCCACGGCGGCGGAACACAAAGTAGGCGGAGCGGGCGTCGGCAAAGGCCCCCACGTAGCTGTTGTTGTAGTCGGAGAAGTCGCCTACCACCAGGCGGCCCAGGCCCTCGCTGGAGAAGGGCTGAGGCCCTGCCAGCTGGCGGATGGCCAGGGGTGGCACCCCTGCCGACAGCTTGCCCGCCAGGCCTCTGGCCACAAGCAGGAGGTCCTGGCCGGGCAAGGGCACCACCAGCCCCACTGTGGCCACTCCCGGGGTATTGGCAGCCACAAACTGCCCGTCACCAGGGTCCTCGGCCTGGTACAGCACCTCGGCCACATCCCCGAGGCGCCGTGTCTCACACACACCCTGCCGCACCTGCCCACAGGCCACCAGTTCCTGGGCACGGCTGCTCACCAGCAGCAGCTGGTTGGCATTGTCAGTGAGCTGAGCCTGTGGGCACTCAGCCGGGTCACGGAAGGGCACACAGTCGGGGCTGTCGATGACAGGGCCAGTGACAGCCATGGCCTCGAGCTGCAGCTCAGGGCTGAGCTGGAAGAGGCGGTTCACGGCGCCGACATAGAGTGTGCCTCGGCCAGGCGCCAGTGCCAAGTGGTTGAGAGTGGTGTTAGGTGCGGAGAAGCGATGGGCCCCTGTCAAGGGCAGTGGCGGTGGggacagcagcagcaggaggaggcagaggccgaAGGGAGGCCAGCGAGCCATCACGGGGGCCTGTGAGAGGGCACAGGTCAGGGCAGTGGGAGTGCAAGGCAGATAGAAGACCAGAGGAAGGTGGAAGGCGGGGTGGAGAGAGGCCAGGGTGCTCAGGACCAGGGAGCAGGGGAGGCAGAGAGATGGAGGGCGAGGGAGAGTGAgcagagacaaagagacagaggGGGCACAGAGAGAGGAGGACAGAAGGAGGGACAAAGACAGAGTCCAAGAGCTGGAGCAAGAGGCAGGGAGGGgtgcacgcacgcacgcacaagCACACAAGGAGAGAATTCTTTTATCTCCTACTTTATATGCATGTAGATTGTTGAAGGGGGGCAGGTCCTGGAAAGCCGCAAGAGCGCTAACAGAGGGACTCTGAGTCACAGAGCGGGCAGGGGAGGGGGGGAGGCCATGGGAGCTGGAAGGCTGGCGGAAGCTGTGTCACAACACGCCCCTGCGCCCACCACCCAGACAAGAGAGATCGAAGTGGAGTGAGAGGAGTGAGGCCACCGTGCGCCCCAAGGGACTGGACAGGGAGAGAAAACCTGCCGTGGACAGCCAGGGCCGGCTGCAAGGAGGAACCCTCCCCAGCTGGGGGAAAGAGCCAGGCAGCCGCGGGCTGAGCAAGGAGCAAGTCAGCGAGGAGCAGGGGTCAGTTCCATTCTGGCCTGCTCCATGCTGGCGCCCAGCTCCGGGGTGAGGAAGCACTGGGGCAAGCCAATAGGGGTGCTGGGAGAAGCCAGGGGTGCCAAGAGACAACACAGGCTGCAGAGGTGCAGGGAGGCCTGCTCCTGCCCCATGGGCCCCAGCAGTTTGGGTCtctcagggcctggcacaggggGCCTCAGTGTGGCAGTGTCCCGGGAGAAGAGCAGACCAGGAGATCTGGCCGGGGGAGGGGtcagggaaggggcagggaggggtgcCAGACTGGAGATGGCTCCTGGGTGTGCCTGGTGGGAACCCGGGGCTGAGCCGCTGAGGGTGAGAGGTGAGAGCAGCCCCTGCTGTGGCCCCTGCTGTCCCCCACAGAGAGATGTTGCCCTGGGTGTGTGGTCACATGCCAACCAAGAGTGGGGCCGCTGGGACTCAGGGCAGAGCAGCGCCTGGAGGAAGGCCCAGAGGCCCCTTATCTCAGGAACACAGGCAGGAAGAGCACGGACATTTCCTGCAGACCCCGGGCTATCTGTGGCAGTGTCTGCCTTGAGGGAGACTGCAGCCTGTATGTCCTGGGCCCTGGCCAGAGCCATCCTGCCCTACCCTGCCCCTCCCAGGAACATTTTTGGGGACACCGGGCCCGGGCACTTACCATGAAGTGGTGCAGCAGAGGGGTCTCGTGGGTGGCGTGGCACATCCGCTCAGTTCAGCTGCCCCAGGGCAGTGGTGATGGGCATGAGATGGCTGTGGGGGGCATTGTCCTGAGTGGGAGGGAGACAGTTGAGGCTCAGCCCCATTCGAGCTGGCCTGGGGAAGGAGGGGCGGTGGTGGGGGTGGCGCCTAGGGCCTGGCGACCGGGCTCCCTCACAGCTGGCAGCTTTGTCAATAGTGGCCAGGCCAAGGCAGCCCTGCCTCCACCACAACAATGTTCCCTCTGTCCAGAGGCCAGGCCGGGGCCCTACTCGCTGGTGCTGCCACCCCCACTGGGCTGTTCTGGACAGGGGGCTCCTTGCCACTTCCCACCCTCAGGGAGCCACCCCCGGGATCTGGGGACAAAGGGCTGGGGTTTCCTCCAGCCAGCCCTCCCCCTCTGGCCCTGCAACCCCTGTGTCACTAAGCATGCCCCTCCCTGACTCCCCTGGGTCCCTGTGAAGGGCACGGGGTGGGCTTCAGAGCCAAGGCTGATAGCCTTGGGGCCTGGGTGAAGTGCCAGTCCTGGCCCTCAATGCCTGCCTTTGTCCAAAAGATCTTCCCCCACACCCccggcccagccctgcccctggggACTGGTGAAGTGGTGCCAGGTACAGCATGGTGGCAGCAAGCAGGACCACGGGAGGAGGCTGGTTGAGATGGGCTGAGGCAGAGGGTCCACAGGCCAGGGCTGTCCACCCCACCCCCTGAAGCACCATCCTGCTGGCCTAGACGCCATCCgtgcagggggtggggaagggaggggcacCTAGCAGCTAGCCCCCCTGTCACCCTCACAGGCCACCCTGGCCAGTGGCACAGGAGCAGGTGCACTGGGGATGGGGTCTCTTCCTCCCTCACAGCACGGCAGCAGTAGGCTCCAGGGCAAGGTGGCAGCGGGCTGCTGCCACCTGGCTGGGCCAGTTGGGtggctgtgggggtggggagccagGCGGGCAGCCTCTCTACCCTGTACTCTGCCCGGGGTTGGTGCTGGCTTTCCCATTTCGGGGAAGAAACACGGTTCCCCACCTCCTAACCCCAGGGCTACCCCTTGGGGGACATTGTGCTCTCAGGCACCTAGTGCCGTCGTCAGGCTGGGCCGGCGCCCGAGAGCTCTTGCCTGACCCCAGCCAGTTGGCCCTGAGACCCTTGCTTCCCCCTGGCCTAAGCACACCCTGTTGCCTTGGCCTGAAGCCTGGTAGCCCCGGCACCCCAAGCCCAAGCCTGCCCCAGCTCTTGCCTACCTGGCGGGCCACCAGCGAGGGCCAAGTAGTAGCTGGCAGTGCCAGGAGCACGTCTCACGgagccccagcctccctccccgcGATGCAATCATGCCCAGCCCGACTCATCCCAACAAGCCTGGCCAGGCAGCCCAACCTCTCTCTGCCCGCCCCTTTGCCCAGTGGCGCAGGGCAGGGCGctgctgccctctgctggccGCAGCTGGCATGATGGAGGACTGACTGTGGGCACTTGGCTGGAGCAGGTGAGAGAAGGCAGCGCCCTCCTATCGGGCGGGCATTCCATAACCTGGCACGAAGCACCTACTGGATGCCAGGCTTGGGCTTGGCACTGGCACCATTCAGAAACAAACACaggctgggaaactgaggcacaggaggtTAGGAAACGAATAAAGTCACACAGTATGTGGCAAGACTGAGTCAACAACAGGGCCCCTTCACTTCACCATCAGGCTACATGACCTTGAACCATGAAGATTGGCCAGCATTGGCAGGAGATGGAGCTGAGGCCTAACCCAGGCCAGGCCTGCACGTGACATGCCCACGTGGCGTTGAGAAAAAACCAGTGTTTCCCACCAGCTGGAACACAAGGTTGGTCGACGGCTGGCTTCCAGGGTGTGGCAGAGGCCAGCAAATCAGGCAGGGTCTCTGTAGTCAGGCTTGAGAACTTGGACTTGCCTCGCCATGGGCAACTGCAAGTTGGTGGTGCTGGGGCAGAGAATGTGgggaggcctggtgcagtggtggTTGTGGGCATGGGGAGAGGCGGGTGCATTCCAGAGGCGCGCTGAGGAGGCAGCATTCTGAAGACTGTGTGTTGGACCCAGGGcaggaggtgaaggcaggagaatccaggCGACCCTGGGGCTTTTCTGCTGGGGCACTGTTCCCCCTGTGTCAGGGCCGTCCATCGAGGTGCCGGCAGAAGTAGGAGGATGGTAAGATTGAGGGGCCCATGAGGGAGGAGGAAATGGCAATGGGGCTGGGGAGGCCGCGGGGTGAGAAGCTTGGCTCAGGTGACTGGAGCCCTGGGGGCAGCTGGGGTATGGGGCCAGCAGGAGCTCAGAGGCCCAGCAGGCTCGGTGTATGGGTGCTTCCCTGAGCAGCTGTGTCATTCTTTCCAACCTGCATGGAGAGAAATGGGCGCAGAGGCGGGTGGCTTGCCATGGCCTGGCGTCATTTCTTCAGAGTGCACTCCACGGAGATGGGATTTGAACCGGGCCACACTCCGGACCACTGGGCCCAAGATCCACAGCCTCTCACCTGTGGCCGCTGAGGACGTGGAGGCAAACCAGGCAGGCCCGTGGGAAGGGACCACCAAACATCGAGTGAGCAGCTGGCGAGGGGTCTCTGCCCAACAGGAAGGCCGGGCGGCCTTGACGGGGCCACGGAGGGATCTAGAACCTCCAGGAGGGCAGGCTCGGGGGAGCCAcctgccctctctccctctccctgtccttCCCCCCATGcctaccccaacacacacacatgtcctTGCTGGCCCTGCACAACAGCGATGCCTGCAATCTGGCATGAGGGATgggattttccttcctttccacagaagaaaataaatcaggctgggcaccgtggctcctgcctgtaatcccagcactttgggagcccaaggcaggaggatcgcttgggcccagaagttctagaccagcatgggcaacatagtgagacccccatctctacatacaaatttaaaaattagccaggcatggtggtgtgagcctgtagtcccagctacttgggaggctgagttgggaggattgcctgagcctgggaggtgcaggctgcagtgagccgtgatggtgccattgcactccagcctgggtgacagtgcaagactctgtcaagaaagaaagaaagagagaaagagagagagagagggaaagaaaggaaaagaaagaaagggaaagaaagagaaagaaagaaagagaaaataaatccatCCACAGGCAGCACCATTTTCATAAATATGTGTGTAGATGGCAAATGCACCTTCTAAGCTTTCTGAGCAGATAAGAGGCGTGGCTATGGCAGCCCCTGGTCTGAAGCTGGTGTAACCAGAAAGGATCGAGGCTGGTTTGGGGAACTGGAACATCTTATGTCAGGGGAGTTGTGCTGGATGTATCCTGCAATGGCTGGGTCCCCTCACCAAGGGATGGGAAGGAGCATCGTCTCCTTTCCGTGTGCCAGGCTTCTCAATGCTAGAAGGGGACTCGTTGGGTCAGTGGGACGTGGGCTTCGCGTTTGCTGGGCTGAAGACATAGCTCTCCATGCTAGCATCCCAGCGGACACccccactgccactgctgctccACGTCTTCATGTACACCAGTGAGCAGATTTGATAGTTTCTGCGCATACCGTGGGTGTGAAATGGTGCCCTGCTGGGCTTTGAGTCGGCATTCCCTGGCCACCAGCCATATTGCAGcgcttttcatttcttctgtgaaatgccCTTGCATGTCTTGGCCTTACATTTTGCAGGCGTTCTGTATTTTCCATACCAATCCTTGGGGTGTATGTCTTCGGCCTACCTGTTACTTGTC
It includes:
- the PLXNB3 gene encoding plexin-B3 isoform X1 gives rise to the protein MCHATHETPLLHHFMAPVMARWPPFGLCLLLLLLSPPPLPLTGAHRFSAPNTTLNHLALAPGRGTLYVGAVNRLFQLSPELQLEAMAVTGPVIDSPDCVPFRDPAECPQAQLTDNANQLLLVSSRAQELVACGQVRQGVCETRRLGDVAEVLYQAEDPGDGQFVAANTPGVATVGLVVPLPGQDLLLVARGLAGKLSAGVPPLAIRQLAGPQPFSSEGLGRLVVGDFSDYNNSYVGAFADARSAYFVFRRRGARAQAEYRSYVARVCLGDTNLYSYVEVPLDCQGQGLIQAAFLAPGTLLGAFAAGPGGTQAALCTFPMAELGASMEQARRLCYTAGGRGPSGAEEATVEYGVTSRCVTLPLDSPESYPCGDEHTPSPIAGRQPLEAQPLLKLGQPVSAVAALQADGHMIAFLGDTQGQLHKVFLHGSQGQVYHSQQVGPPGSAISPDLLLDSSDSHLYVLTAHQVDRIPVAACPQFPDCASCLQAQDPLCGWCVLQGRCTRKGQCRRAGQPNQWLWSYEEDSHCLHIQSLLPSHHPRQEQGQVTLSVPRLPILDADEYFHCAFGDYDSLAHVEGPYVACVTPPQDQVPLNPPGTEHVTVPLALMFEDVAVAATNFSFYDCSAIQALEAAAPCRACVGSIWRCHWCPQSSHCVYGEHCPEGERTVYSTQEVDVQVRGPGACPQVEGLAGPHLVPVGWESHLALRVRNLQHFRGLPASFHCWLELPGELRGLPATLEETAGDSGLIHCQAHQFYPSMSQRELPVPIYVTQGEAQRLDNAHALYVILYDCAMGHPDCSHCQAANRSLGCLWCADGQPACRYGPLCPPGAVELLCPAPSIDAVEPLTGPPEGGLALTILGSNLGRAFADVQYAVSVASRPCSPEPALYRTSARIVCVTSPAPNGTTGPVQVAIKSQPPGISSQHFTYQDPVLLSLSPRWGPQAGGTQLTIRGQHLQTGGNTSAFVGGQPCPILEPVCPEAIVCRTRPQAVPGEAAVLVVFGYAQRTLLASPFRYTANPRLVAAEPSASFRGGGRLIRVRGTGLDVVQRPLLSVWLEADTEAQASRAQPQDPEPRRSCGAPAADPQACVQLGGGLLQCSTVCSVNSSSLLLCWSPAVPDRARLQRVFFTLDNVQVDFASASGGQDFLYQPNPRLAPLSHEGPARPYRLKPGHILDVEGEGLNLGISKEEVRVHIGRSECLVKTLTRTHLYCEPPAHAPQPADGSGLPQFVVQMGNVRLALGPVQYEAEPPLSAFPVEAQAGLGMGAAVLIAAVLLLTLMYRHKSKQALRDYQKVLLQLESLETGVGDQCRKEFTDLMTEMTDLSSDLEASGIPFLDYRTYAERAFFPGHGGCPLQPKPEGPGEDGRCTTVHQGLTQLSNLLNSKLFLLTLIHTLEEQPSFSQRDRCHVASLLSLALHGKLEYLTDIMRTLLGDLAAHYVHRNPKLLLRRTETMVEKLLTNWLSICLYAFLREVAGEPLYMLFRAIQYQVDKGPVDAVTGKAKRTLNDSRLLREDVEFQPLTLMVLVGPGAGGAACSSEVQRVPARVLDTDTITQVKEKVLDQVYKGTPFSQRPSVHALDLEWRSGLAGHLTLSDEDLTSVTQHHWKRLNTLQHYKVPDGATVGLVPQLHSGSSISQSLAQRCPLGENIPTLEDGEEGGVCLWHLVKATEEPEGAKARCSSLREREAARAKAIPEIYLTRLLSMKGTLQKFVDDTFQAILSVNRPIPIAVKYLFDLLDELAEKHGIEDPGTLHIWKTNSLLLRFWVNALKNPQLIFDVRVSDNVDAILAVIAQTFIDSCTTSEHKVGRDSPVNKLLYAREIPRYKQMVERYYADIRQSSPASYQEMNSALAELSGVRHGPGGAPVHMWVERLAEGGLGLRTRLGPHCPPTHGAPRATLLLPTVWRLCKNSTTTSTGTTIRLSVPWRRTLWARSCSWPAACSRLPPWWRTK